GCCGTCCTGGCTGGCCTCGCACTTGAGGAACACGTTGACCAGCTTGCCGTCGAGGTCGTCGGTGCGGGGACGCTCGGGCAGGTCGAGGCCGGCGGAGCGGATCGCCTCCCAGATGCCGTCGGCGTCGAGCGCGTCCTTCATGACCGAGTGACCGATGCGGTAGCGGCCGCCGACGCCCTTCGCGTTGCCGACGACGACGATCTGGGCCTGGTCGAGCTCGACGCCCGAGGAGCAGGACGCGACCGACGAGTAGAGGTCGCGGTTGTGCATGACGTCCTCGTCGGTGGGCATCTCGATCTCGCCGAGGGCGACCGCGATGCCGAGGCCGGTGACGCCGTTGGAGAGGTCCATCGACTCGTGGGTGTGCTCGGTCCACACGGTCTTGCCGCGCGACTTGGCGTCGCGGATGGTGTGGATGGTCAGCAGCGGGGTCTTGGTCTGGACGTAGTGCACGTCGGCCGGGTCGGTGATGCCGGCGCGCTCCATGGCGACCTTCACGCCCGCGGCGACCTTCTCGATCATCGCGGTGTAGCCGATCTCCTCGGGCAGGATCGCCTCGCTCATCGCGAAGCCGGCGGTGAGCCGCATCTCCTCGCGCGACGGGTCGTCCTCGGGGACGTCAGTGGTGGCGAAGATCGTGGCGTGGGGGCTGATCACGCCGTCGGTGCCGCCGGACCACACGATCGGCACGCCCTTGACCTGCTCGGGGTCGGCGCCCTTGGCGACGAGCGCCTCGCGGAACGCGCGGTCGGCGATGATGCGGGTGTAGTCGTTGACGCCGCCGTTGCCCTCGGTCTTGCCGATGATCGCGAAGACGCGGTCGGCGGCGATCACGCCCTCGTCGATGAGCTTGGTGAGCTCGGAGGCGTCGGCCACGGAGTGGATGGGGACCTTGCGGACTTCGATGGCACTGGGCATCTGCATTCCTTTTCGTGAGGGGTTTCGAGACGGTCGCTGCGCGACCTCCTCAACCACCGGGGGGCGTTGGTACGACGACGGTGCCGGCGTCGCCGGCGACCGCTGCGGTGATCTGGTCGAGGCTGGTGATGATGCCGCGCTGGCCGGTCTGCTCGACGAAGCGGCAGACGGCGTCGACCTTCGGGCCCATCGAGCCGGAGGCGAAGTGTCCCTCGGCGGCGTACGCCCGCATCTGCTCGAGCGTCACGGTGCCGACGTCCTCCGCCTCGGGCGTGCCCCAGCGGATGACGGCGTGGGGCACGTCGGTGGCGATGACGAGCGCGTCGGCCTGCGTGGTGCGGGCCAGCAGCGCGGCGCCGAGGTCCTTGTCGATGACCGCCTCGACGCCGTGGAGGGTGCCGTCCTCGCGGCGCACGACGGGGATGCCGCCGCCGCCGTTGGCGACCACGACGAAGCCGGCCTCGATCAGCGCGAGCGCGGCCGGGGCGTCGAGGATCTCCAGCGGCTCCGGCGAGGCGACGACGCGGCGCCAGCCCTTCTCGCCGCGGTCCTCCCAGGTCTCGCCGTGCTCGACCAGGACCTTGGCCTCCGCCTCGGGCAGGTGGCGGCCGATCGGCTTGGTGGGGGTGGTGAAGCCCGGGTCGTCGCCGTCCACGCGGGTGCGGGTGACGATCGCGGCGCTGCGCCGCTGCACGCCGCGGCGGGCCAGCTCGTCGTCGAGGGCGTCCATGAGGACGAAGCCGAGGGTCCCCTGGGTCTGGGCGCCGCACCAGTCGAGCGGGACGGGCGGGACGACGGCCGCGGCGAGCTCGTTCTTGACCAGCAGGTTGCCGACCTGGGGGCCGTTGCCGTGGGTGACGACGACCTCGTGGTCGTGCTCGATCAGGCCTGCGACCGCGGCCATCGCGACCTGCGCGGCGGCGATCTGGTCCTCGGGCCGGGCACGGCCGTCGGCGTTCGTCATGGCGTTTCCGCCGAGTGCGAGCAGGACCCTCATGCCGCAACCGTAGTGGCGGCGCTCACAGGGTCGTCACGGCAGATTCGGCCAACGACGGCGCCGTTCACTGGCAACGTGTGCCAGTCGTCGCGGATCCCGTCAGCGGCCACCCGCGACCCGCAACGTCGTGCCGGTGACGTAGGACGCCTCGGCCGACATCAGCCACGCGACGGCGTCGGCCACCTCCTCGACCCGACCGGCCCTGCCGAGGGGGACGAGCGGGCCGACACGCGCCACCCGGCCCGGCTCCCCGGCGTCGGCGTGGATCGTGGTGTCGATGATGCCGGGCGCGACCCCGACCACCCGGATGCCCTCGTCGGCGACCTCCTGGGCGAGCCCGAGGGTGAGCGCGTCGACGCCGGCCTTGGCGGCGGCGTAGTGGACGTACTCCCCCGGTGAGCCGAGGGTCGCCGCCCCGGAGCCGACGTTGACCAGCACGCCGCCGGACCCTCCGCGGGAGCGGGCCATGACGCGGACCGCAGCGCGCGCGACCAGGATCGCCGCGGTCAGGTTGAGCCCGACCGAGGCGCGGACCACGTCGGTGGGGGTGTCGGCGAGCGGCGCGATGTGGAGGGTCGCGCCGGCGTTGTTGACCACCCCGGTCAGCCTGTCGGCCGCGCCGACCACCGCGTCGACCCCCGCGTCGGTCGTGAGGTCGGCGCGGACCGTGGAGCAGGCGACGCCGAGCGCGCGGCAGGCCTGCGCCGTGCGCTCCGCGGCGGCGTCGTCGCGGGCGTAGCCGAGGACAAGGTCGTGGCCGTCGGCGGACAGGCGGCGCGCGACCGCGGCGCCGATGCCGCGGGTGCCGCCGGTGACGAGGGTGCGCATGCGGCCTGTCTACCGGATGCTCACGCCAGCGCGAAGTAGCGCAGGTAGACCCAGACCCACGCGACGGCGAGGGTCGCGACCGTCACCACCACGCCGTAGCGCGTGAACTGCCAGAAGCTGATCGGCTCCCCCGCCTTGGCCGCGATGCCGAGCACCACGACGTTGGCGCCGGCGGCGACGGCGGTCGCGTTGCCGCCGAGGTCGGCGCCGAACACGAACGCCCACCACAGCGGGCTGTCGGCGCCGGACGAGGCGGTGCTGGCGACCATCTCCTCGACGACCGGCACCGTGGCCGTGGTGTAGGGGATGTTGTCGACGAAGGCGCCGATCACTCCGGAGCCGAAGAGCAGCGCCGTCGCGCCGAGCAGCTCGCGACCGCCCATCGCCTCCGCCGCCCAGGCGCTGATCGCACCGATCACGCCGACCTGCACGAGCGCGCCGACGAGCACGAAGAGCGCCATGAAGAAGGCGAGGGTGTCCCACTCGACCTCGCCGAGGAACTCCTCGGGCTCGGTGCGCGAGACGAGCACGGTGGCACCGGCTCCCATCATCGCCACGACGGACGGGTCGAGGTGGAGCACCGTGTGCAGGCTGAAGGCGACCATCACCAGGAACAGCACGACCAGGCAGCGCACCAGCATCCGCACGTTGGTGATGGCGTCGGCCGGGCGGAGGTCGTCGAGCCCGTGGACGTTGCCGTGGACGCGCAGGTCGGCGCGGAACAGCCAGCGCGCCATCACCACGAACAGGGCGAGCAGCACGACCGTCAGCGGCAGCGAGTGGACCAGGAAGTCGGTGAAGCTCAGGCCCGCCCGGCTGCCGATGATGATGTTGGGCGGGTCGCCGATGAGGGTCGACATCCCGCCGATGTTGGAGGCGAGGATCAGCGAGATCAGGTAGGGCGCGGAGGGCAGCTCGAGGCGTCGGCAGACCGACAGCGTGACCGGCGCGACGAGCAGCACGCAGGTGACGTTGTCGAGGATCGGCGCCACCGCCGCACCGACGAGGACGAGCAGCACGAGCAGCTTGTAGGGGTGGCCGCCGGACTTCCTGGCCGCCCACAGCGCGAGGAACTCGAAGAGCCCGGTCTGCTTCAGCACGCCGACGATGATCATCATCCCGAAGAGCAGGAAGATGACGTTCCAGTCGATGCCGGTGTGCTCGTGGAAGAAGGCGGTCTCGGCGTCGACGAGGCCGATGACCACCATGCCGGCGACGCCGCCGAGAGCGGCCGCGACCCGGTGCACCCGCTCGGTCGCGATGAGGGCGTACGCGACGATGAAGACCGCGATCGCGGCCGAGGTGGCGATCACGCGGTCCTCCGCGGGACGCCCAGCGCGTGGACGGAGGCGCCCCCGGTCTCCAGCGACTCCGCCCACCCGGCCAGCCGGCCGTGGCGGCTGACCGAGCGCAGCCGGTCCTCGACCGTCGACACCTGCCCGAGCGCGGAGACGACCAGCACCTGGTCGCCACGGCGCAGCACGCTGCGCCCCTCGGGCACCAGCACCTCGCGGTCCCGGGTCACCAGCGCGACGCGGGAGCCGGCCGGGAGCCGCAGCTCGCCCACCTCGACCCCGGCCAGGCGTGAGCCGGCCTCGACCTCGAAGCGCAGCAGGACCGCGTCGAGGCGGTCGAGCGTGGCGAAGCCGATCGACACCTTGTGCACGAAGCTGCCCTTCTCCTTCCAGCGCGGCTGCCGGCCGCGGCCGACGGCCAGGCCGACCGCGAAGCCCACGGCGGACGCGACCAGCGCGACCGAGACGGCCACCTCGAGGAGGTGCTCGACCGGGCTCACGACGGGTCCTGCGGGGTGAGCCGGGCCTCGACCTCGGTGACCCGCACCGCGGTCGCACGGGTGCCGATCGGGAGGAGCCGGGTGACCGCCACGGGCCAGGCGTCCTCGCGCCGGTCGAGCTCGGCGACCAGGTCGGCCACCTCGACCTGCGTCACCTCGGCGGCCACCGTGTCCTCGGCGTGGCGCACGGCCTCCGCGGCCGGCTGCCACGTCGCGCCGGGCTCGACGTCCTCGACCACCAGCGACAGGTCGGCGAGCACGACGACGTCGACGCCGTCGCGCGTACGGGCCCGCACCACCATCGGCAGGACGCGGGGCTCGGTCGCGACGACCTCGAACCGCTCGGCGACGGGTCGGCGCGCGACCAGGCCGCCGCGGCAGGCGCGGACGACGCGGTCGCCGCGGACCACGAGCACCA
This region of Nocardioides palaemonis genomic DNA includes:
- a CDS encoding ring-opening amidohydrolase; this encodes MPSAIEVRKVPIHSVADASELTKLIDEGVIAADRVFAIIGKTEGNGGVNDYTRIIADRAFREALVAKGADPEQVKGVPIVWSGGTDGVISPHATIFATTDVPEDDPSREEMRLTAGFAMSEAILPEEIGYTAMIEKVAAGVKVAMERAGITDPADVHYVQTKTPLLTIHTIRDAKSRGKTVWTEHTHESMDLSNGVTGLGIAVALGEIEMPTDEDVMHNRDLYSSVASCSSGVELDQAQIVVVGNAKGVGGRYRIGHSVMKDALDADGIWEAIRSAGLDLPERPRTDDLDGKLVNVFLKCEASQDGMVRGRRNAMLDDSDVHWHRQIKSCVGGVTASVTGDPAVFVSVSAAHQGPEGGGPVAAIVDLG
- a CDS encoding TrkA C-terminal domain-containing protein — its product is MSPVEHLLEVAVSVALVASAVGFAVGLAVGRGRQPRWKEKGSFVHKVSIGFATLDRLDAVLLRFEVEAGSRLAGVEVGELRLPAGSRVALVTRDREVLVPEGRSVLRRGDQVLVVSALGQVSTVEDRLRSVSRHGRLAGWAESLETGGASVHALGVPRRTA
- a CDS encoding ArsB/NhaD family transporter; translated protein: MIATSAAIAVFIVAYALIATERVHRVAAALGGVAGMVVIGLVDAETAFFHEHTGIDWNVIFLLFGMMIIVGVLKQTGLFEFLALWAARKSGGHPYKLLVLLVLVGAAVAPILDNVTCVLLVAPVTLSVCRRLELPSAPYLISLILASNIGGMSTLIGDPPNIIIGSRAGLSFTDFLVHSLPLTVVLLALFVVMARWLFRADLRVHGNVHGLDDLRPADAITNVRMLVRCLVVLFLVMVAFSLHTVLHLDPSVVAMMGAGATVLVSRTEPEEFLGEVEWDTLAFFMALFVLVGALVQVGVIGAISAWAAEAMGGRELLGATALLFGSGVIGAFVDNIPYTTATVPVVEEMVASTASSGADSPLWWAFVFGADLGGNATAVAAGANVVVLGIAAKAGEPISFWQFTRYGVVVTVATLAVAWVWVYLRYFALA
- a CDS encoding carbamate kinase — protein: MRVLLALGGNAMTNADGRARPEDQIAAAQVAMAAVAGLIEHDHEVVVTHGNGPQVGNLLVKNELAAAVVPPVPLDWCGAQTQGTLGFVLMDALDDELARRGVQRRSAAIVTRTRVDGDDPGFTTPTKPIGRHLPEAEAKVLVEHGETWEDRGEKGWRRVVASPEPLEILDAPAALALIEAGFVVVANGGGGIPVVRREDGTLHGVEAVIDKDLGAALLARTTQADALVIATDVPHAVIRWGTPEAEDVGTVTLEQMRAYAAEGHFASGSMGPKVDAVCRFVEQTGQRGIITSLDQITAAVAGDAGTVVVPTPPGG
- a CDS encoding SDR family oxidoreductase codes for the protein MRTLVTGGTRGIGAAVARRLSADGHDLVLGYARDDAAAERTAQACRALGVACSTVRADLTTDAGVDAVVGAADRLTGVVNNAGATLHIAPLADTPTDVVRASVGLNLTAAILVARAAVRVMARSRGGSGGVLVNVGSGAATLGSPGEYVHYAAAKAGVDALTLGLAQEVADEGIRVVGVAPGIIDTTIHADAGEPGRVARVGPLVPLGRAGRVEEVADAVAWLMSAEASYVTGTTLRVAGGR